Proteins from one Bradyrhizobium roseum genomic window:
- a CDS encoding fumarate hydratase → MNAPTAFPEQKPVPPYKHTPLFPLGADTTPYKKITAEGVRVEKVLGKDMLVVSREALRALSEAAFGDINHYLRPGHLKQLRSILDDKEASDNDKFVAFDFLKNANIAAGGVLPMCQDTGTAIIMGKKGCNVITDGDDEAALSEGARDAYLRRNLRYSQVAPLSMYEEKNTANNMPAQCEIYAEGGSSEVDSAYKFMFMAKGGGSANKSFLFQATPSVLTKDRLLAFLKEKVLTLGTAACPPYHLAIVIGGTSAELCMKTVKLASARYLDALPTQGSADGNAFRDLEMEQEILKMTQSLGVGAQFGGKYFCHDVRVIRMPRHGASLPIGLGVSCSADRQVLGKITKDGVYLEELEHNPAQYLPEVEQSLGGEVVKIDLNKPMKEILATLSQYPIKTRVSMTGTMIVARDSAHAKLRERLERGEPLPDYFKNHPVYYAGPAKTPDGYASGAFGPTTAGRMDSFVDQFQAAGGSMVMVAKGNRAVAVREACKKYGGFYLGSIGGAAANLAEHCIKKVEVVEYPELGMEAIWRIEVVDFPAFIIVDDKGNDFFKELNLG, encoded by the coding sequence ATGAACGCCCCGACCGCCTTTCCCGAGCAAAAGCCTGTCCCGCCCTACAAGCACACGCCGCTGTTTCCGCTCGGCGCCGATACCACGCCGTACAAGAAGATCACGGCCGAGGGCGTCCGGGTCGAGAAGGTGCTCGGCAAGGACATGCTGGTGGTGTCGCGCGAGGCGCTGCGGGCGCTGTCGGAAGCGGCCTTCGGTGACATCAATCACTATCTGCGGCCCGGCCACCTGAAGCAGCTGCGCTCGATCCTGGACGACAAGGAAGCCAGCGACAATGACAAGTTCGTCGCCTTCGATTTTTTGAAGAACGCCAACATCGCGGCCGGCGGCGTGCTGCCGATGTGCCAGGACACCGGCACCGCGATCATCATGGGCAAGAAGGGCTGCAACGTCATCACCGATGGCGACGATGAGGCCGCGCTGAGCGAAGGCGCGCGCGACGCCTATCTGCGCCGTAACCTGCGCTACTCGCAGGTGGCGCCGCTTTCGATGTACGAGGAAAAGAACACCGCCAACAACATGCCGGCGCAGTGCGAGATCTACGCCGAAGGTGGCTCTTCAGAAGTAGACTCGGCCTACAAATTCATGTTCATGGCGAAGGGCGGGGGCTCGGCCAACAAGAGCTTTCTGTTCCAGGCAACGCCTTCTGTGCTGACGAAGGACCGCCTGCTGGCGTTTTTGAAGGAGAAGGTGCTGACGCTTGGCACCGCGGCGTGCCCGCCATATCACCTCGCCATCGTGATCGGCGGCACTTCGGCCGAACTCTGTATGAAGACCGTCAAACTGGCGTCGGCGCGCTATCTGGATGCGCTGCCCACGCAAGGCTCGGCGGACGGCAACGCGTTCCGCGATCTGGAGATGGAGCAGGAGATCCTCAAGATGACGCAGTCGCTCGGCGTCGGCGCGCAGTTCGGCGGAAAATATTTCTGCCACGACGTGCGCGTGATCCGGATGCCGCGCCATGGCGCTTCGCTGCCGATCGGGCTCGGCGTGTCCTGCTCGGCGGACCGCCAGGTGCTCGGCAAGATCACGAAAGACGGTGTCTATCTCGAGGAGCTCGAGCACAATCCGGCACAGTACCTGCCGGAAGTCGAGCAGTCGCTCGGCGGCGAGGTCGTCAAGATTGATCTCAACAAGCCGATGAAGGAGATCCTTGCGACGCTGTCGCAATACCCGATCAAGACGCGGGTCTCGATGACCGGCACCATGATCGTGGCGCGCGACTCCGCCCACGCCAAGCTGCGCGAGCGGCTGGAGAGGGGCGAGCCGCTGCCGGACTACTTCAAGAATCATCCGGTGTATTACGCCGGTCCCGCCAAGACGCCCGATGGCTACGCCTCCGGCGCGTTCGGCCCGACCACGGCGGGGCGGATGGATTCCTTTGTCGACCAGTTCCAGGCGGCGGGCGGATCGATGGTGATGGTCGCCAAGGGCAACCGCGCGGTCGCGGTGCGCGAGGCCTGCAAGAAGTACGGCGGCTTCTATCTCGGCTCGATCGGGGGTGCTGCGGCAAACCTCGCCGAGCACTGCATCAAGAAGGTCGAGGTGGTGGAATATCCCGAACTCGGCATGGAGGCGATCTGGCGCATCGAGGTGGTGGATTTTCCGGCCTTCATCATCGTCGACGACAAGGGCAATGATTTCTTCAAGGAATTGAATCTGGGTTGA
- a CDS encoding inner membrane-spanning protein YciB: MKDVFAKLGADFFSTILFLAIYLATDNVLLATGVAIAGAVAQVIYARVKGKELGYMTWASLALVIVLGSATLLTHDPRFVLAKPAIGHFAIGAIMLKRGWMLRYLPPIVTQTIPEYATLAGYAWAALMFVLGAGTIGVAMTGDMKLWTFYVTVVLVGAKIAAFAIQYIVFRVLVGSRLRAAAQRA, from the coding sequence ATGAAGGACGTATTCGCCAAACTGGGCGCCGACTTTTTCTCCACCATCCTGTTTCTCGCGATCTATCTCGCCACTGACAACGTGCTGCTGGCGACGGGCGTTGCGATTGCCGGCGCGGTCGCACAGGTGATTTACGCGCGCGTCAAGGGCAAGGAGCTCGGCTACATGACGTGGGCGAGCCTCGCGCTCGTCATCGTGCTGGGCAGTGCGACGCTGCTGACGCATGATCCTCGTTTCGTGTTGGCAAAACCCGCCATCGGGCATTTCGCGATCGGCGCCATCATGCTCAAGCGCGGCTGGATGCTGCGCTACCTGCCCCCGATCGTGACCCAGACCATTCCCGAATACGCGACGCTTGCGGGCTACGCCTGGGCCGCGCTGATGTTCGTGCTCGGCGCCGGCACCATCGGCGTCGCCATGACGGGCGACATGAAGCTGTGGACGTTCTATGTCACCGTCGTGCTGGTCGGCGCCAAGATCGCCGCCTTCGCCATTCAATACATCGTGTTTCGTGTTCTGGTCGGCAGCCGGCTCCGCGCCGCCGCCCAGCGCGCCTGA
- a CDS encoding TetR/AcrR family transcriptional regulator — MAKTSQKSITIRPPAKRRPAKSATQRPASSRRPSAGETPYHHGDLHDALLAAAERVLERDGLAGLTLRAVAREAGVSHAAPTHHFGDLTGLLSELAAIGFRRFNAAMIVARNSETHPLLKGLANAKAYVGYARAHPGMYGLMFRTERLDMSRPSLHEAASASFEGLASAVGAGRNESLAAEMLTLDQAAAIARAWSLVHGFTTLLLDGRLQDILRRLPAGADVDQLLDAMLRSTVPRPAGMT; from the coding sequence ATGGCAAAGACCTCCCAAAAAAGCATAACCATTCGCCCCCCTGCGAAGCGCAGGCCGGCGAAGTCAGCCACGCAAAGGCCCGCGAGTTCGCGTCGCCCTTCGGCCGGCGAGACCCCCTATCATCACGGCGACCTGCACGACGCCTTGCTCGCCGCCGCCGAGCGGGTGCTGGAACGCGACGGGCTCGCGGGCCTGACGCTGCGGGCGGTGGCGCGCGAAGCCGGCGTGTCACACGCCGCGCCGACCCATCATTTCGGCGATCTCACCGGGCTTCTGAGCGAGCTCGCGGCCATCGGCTTCCGCCGCTTCAACGCGGCAATGATCGTGGCTCGCAACAGCGAAACCCATCCGCTGCTGAAGGGGTTGGCCAACGCCAAGGCTTACGTCGGCTATGCGCGGGCGCATCCTGGCATGTACGGGCTGATGTTCCGGACTGAGCGGCTCGACATGTCGCGGCCTTCGCTGCACGAGGCGGCCTCGGCGTCTTTCGAAGGACTGGCGAGCGCGGTCGGCGCCGGGCGCAACGAATCGCTCGCCGCGGAGATGCTGACGCTCGACCAGGCCGCTGCGATCGCGCGCGCATGGTCGCTGGTGCACGGCTTCACCACGCTGCTGCTCGACGGGCGGCTGCAGGACATTCTGCGCCGGTTGCCCGCGGGCGCCGACGTCGACCAGTTGCTGGATGCGATGCTGCGCTCGACGGTGCCGCGGCCGGCGGGGATGACCTGA
- a CDS encoding MAPEG family protein yields MHLPSITSAYLAILALLYTVLAVQVGRLRQRDRAAFGDNGSLRLRSAIRAHANFIEYVPIITLMVAMLEMSGLAAVWVHLLMGALLVSRLLHPLGMYAAPNTLQFRIGRVGGIAITLVLLLACALTILRRVATGL; encoded by the coding sequence ATGCACCTGCCCTCGATCACCTCAGCCTATCTCGCCATCCTCGCCCTGCTGTACACCGTGCTCGCCGTCCAGGTCGGGCGGCTGCGCCAGCGCGATCGCGCTGCATTCGGCGACAATGGAAGTCTTCGCCTGCGCAGCGCGATCCGCGCCCATGCCAACTTCATCGAATACGTGCCGATCATCACGCTGATGGTGGCGATGCTGGAAATGTCCGGACTGGCGGCGGTGTGGGTGCACCTTCTGATGGGCGCGCTGCTGGTCTCGCGTCTCTTGCATCCGCTCGGCATGTACGCAGCTCCCAACACGCTGCAATTCCGCATCGGCAGGGTCGGCGGCATTGCGATCACGCTGGTTTTACTGCTGGCCTGCGCCCTGACGATCCTGCGGCGCGTGGCGACGGGCCTATAG
- a CDS encoding methyltransferase family protein translates to MIAKLLLQSTFFVVVSGALLFVSAGTLDWPSAWVFLLVSATLGPACGLWLARTDPALLAERLRPTFQADQPAADKGFMLAFAVAALVWLIAIGLDRRAHASHVPFALQAFGLAMYLLSTAFIMWVFRANSFAAPVVKVQDARHHRVISSGPYAFVRHPMYSGTILFFVGVPLLLGSWWGVAIAPVFFLLFAVRTRIEERALVEGLPGYADYAARVRYRLVPGVW, encoded by the coding sequence ATGATCGCAAAGCTCCTGTTGCAAAGCACCTTCTTCGTCGTTGTGTCCGGCGCATTGCTGTTCGTGTCGGCGGGTACGCTGGACTGGCCGTCGGCGTGGGTGTTCCTGCTCGTCAGCGCGACGCTTGGCCCCGCCTGCGGGCTGTGGCTCGCCAGGACCGATCCAGCCCTGCTCGCCGAGCGATTGCGGCCGACATTTCAGGCCGACCAGCCGGCGGCCGACAAGGGATTCATGCTGGCCTTCGCCGTTGCGGCGCTGGTCTGGCTGATCGCGATCGGGCTCGACCGGCGCGCGCATGCATCCCATGTTCCGTTCGCGCTGCAGGCTTTCGGGCTAGCGATGTACCTGCTCTCGACCGCCTTCATCATGTGGGTGTTCCGCGCAAACTCCTTTGCCGCGCCTGTGGTGAAGGTGCAAGATGCCCGTCACCATCGCGTGATATCGAGCGGCCCCTATGCCTTCGTCCGGCATCCCATGTACAGCGGCACTATATTGTTTTTTGTAGGCGTTCCGCTGCTGCTGGGATCATGGTGGGGCGTGGCGATCGCGCCGGTGTTTTTTCTGCTCTTCGCTGTTCGTACCCGCATCGAGGAGCGCGCTCTGGTCGAAGGCCTGCCCGGCTATGCTGACTATGCCGCGCGCGTGCGTTATCGTCTGGTGCCCGGAGTTTGGTGA
- a CDS encoding DUF429 domain-containing protein produces the protein MSARTKALGLDGFSKGWVAVLLDGDVHEIRFCRDIADALSAGFDRAAIDIPIGMTDDGERACDRLARERLRPHSSRVFTGARRWLWEEFSDPDEANQDALRRGQKKVSRQLWHLGPKIMEVDAFVQAHRADDIREAHPELVFLRLNGGRPLPSKKSEEGFTLRHLLLERQGIRAIDRWLTVDRIGTGAKADDVLDACAVAIAARDTAGCVPEDIPPRDACGLAMQIWF, from the coding sequence GTGAGCGCACGGACAAAGGCGCTCGGTCTCGACGGGTTCAGCAAGGGCTGGGTGGCCGTGCTGCTCGACGGCGACGTTCACGAGATCAGGTTCTGCCGCGATATTGCTGATGCGCTCTCCGCCGGCTTCGACCGCGCGGCGATCGATATTCCCATCGGCATGACGGATGACGGTGAGCGGGCCTGCGACCGGCTTGCCCGCGAGCGGCTGCGGCCGCATTCGTCACGCGTATTCACCGGGGCGCGGCGCTGGTTGTGGGAAGAATTTTCCGATCCTGACGAGGCGAACCAGGACGCCTTGCGGCGCGGCCAGAAGAAAGTGTCGCGTCAGCTCTGGCATCTCGGGCCGAAGATCATGGAAGTGGATGCCTTCGTCCAGGCCCATCGCGCGGACGACATTCGCGAAGCTCATCCGGAATTGGTGTTCCTGCGCCTCAACGGCGGCAGGCCGCTTCCGTCAAAGAAATCCGAAGAAGGATTCACGCTCCGTCATCTGCTGCTCGAGCGGCAAGGGATCCGGGCTATCGATCGATGGCTGACGGTCGACCGCATCGGCACCGGCGCCAAAGCCGACGATGTGCTCGACGCCTGCGCCGTGGCGATTGCCGCGCGCGATACTGCCGGCTGTGTCCCGGAAGACATACCGCCGCGCGATGCCTGCGGCTTGGCAATGCAGATCTGGTTCTAG
- a CDS encoding putative bifunctional diguanylate cyclase/phosphodiesterase, with translation MPETTTFAFAYHQLLVAIAGAVCLFGTWVGMRQFARARATSGTTRIGWLFMASVGTGAALWAATFLSILALDPTLNSGFAPLATGAVLLVAIVACLIGFEIGSRHFTLAPEAGGLMMGAGILAMHFIAFKGWHVAGHLEWNVPGVVVTILLGLSLSALAVNRANRPVTRWCRHGAAIVLAFMICVMHYALTASTSVTTDPSVVLPADLIPAHVLGLAMVCAVLLVMGSGFSTYVIDLEIRTESADRIHQLSFNDTMTGLPNRIAFNERLAFDAAEAHEKAHKLAAFSIDLDGFKDVNDQFGHGAGDLLLIEVADRMRRILRPGEFLARQSGDEFLGLKMSGNHPQDAQAFAERIAGVFAHPFQVGDQSVTLTASIGFSVFPIDTPERDQVLSNAKLAMHRGKSKQRGLICQYHREMDDTARARRALARDLQRAAARGELELHYQLQTTLADGKICGAEALMRWRHPTRGMISPAEFIPLAEETEAIIAMGEWALRTACHDAAGGKIPGTVAVNLSPVQFGRDDLADTIHAILLETGLSPRRLEVEVTESTIMSDQSRGLHILRKLKAMGVSVSMDDFGTGYSSLATLHLFPFDKIKLDQSFVKRLPDDAAAAAIVRTVLALGDSLGMPVLAEGIETEAQWQFLDRAGCAKGQGYLFARPASLAQLPAAIEATARFVREAPPAATHRATAAA, from the coding sequence ATGCCAGAAACCACCACCTTTGCGTTCGCGTACCACCAGCTGCTTGTGGCGATTGCGGGTGCCGTATGCCTGTTTGGAACCTGGGTCGGCATGCGCCAATTCGCCCGCGCCCGGGCCACCTCAGGCACCACGCGGATCGGCTGGCTGTTCATGGCCTCCGTCGGTACCGGTGCAGCGCTGTGGGCCGCGACGTTCCTCTCGATCCTGGCGCTCGACCCGACCCTGAACTCGGGCTTCGCGCCACTGGCGACCGGCGCGGTTCTGCTGGTCGCCATTGTCGCCTGCCTGATCGGCTTCGAGATCGGCAGCCGCCATTTTACGCTGGCGCCGGAGGCCGGCGGCCTCATGATGGGCGCCGGCATTCTTGCCATGCATTTCATCGCCTTCAAGGGCTGGCACGTCGCCGGGCATCTTGAATGGAACGTGCCTGGCGTGGTCGTGACCATCCTGCTCGGCCTCAGCCTCTCGGCGCTGGCGGTCAACCGCGCCAACCGGCCGGTGACGCGTTGGTGCCGCCACGGCGCGGCGATCGTGCTGGCGTTCATGATCTGCGTCATGCACTACGCGCTGACGGCGTCGACATCAGTGACAACAGACCCGTCGGTCGTGCTCCCGGCCGATCTCATTCCGGCGCATGTTCTGGGCCTCGCCATGGTCTGCGCGGTGTTGCTGGTGATGGGCTCGGGTTTCTCGACCTATGTCATCGACCTCGAGATACGGACGGAATCGGCCGACCGCATCCATCAGCTCTCGTTCAACGACACGATGACCGGCCTGCCGAACCGCATCGCCTTCAACGAGCGGCTGGCGTTCGACGCCGCCGAAGCCCATGAGAAGGCGCACAAGCTCGCGGCGTTCTCGATCGATCTCGACGGCTTCAAGGACGTCAATGATCAGTTCGGCCACGGCGCCGGCGATCTGCTGCTGATCGAGGTCGCCGACCGGATGCGGCGGATATTGCGTCCCGGCGAATTTCTGGCGCGCCAGAGCGGCGACGAGTTTCTCGGGCTGAAGATGTCGGGCAACCACCCGCAGGACGCCCAGGCCTTTGCCGAGCGTATTGCCGGCGTGTTCGCGCACCCCTTCCAGGTCGGGGATCAGTCGGTGACGCTGACCGCCTCGATCGGCTTCTCGGTTTTCCCGATCGATACGCCGGAACGCGATCAGGTGCTCAGCAACGCGAAGCTCGCGATGCACCGCGGAAAAAGCAAGCAGCGCGGCCTGATCTGCCAGTATCACCGCGAAATGGACGACACCGCGCGCGCGCGCCGCGCGCTGGCGCGCGACCTGCAACGGGCGGCCGCGCGCGGCGAACTCGAACTGCATTATCAGCTGCAGACCACGCTCGCCGACGGAAAGATTTGCGGCGCGGAAGCGCTGATGCGGTGGCGCCACCCGACGCGCGGCATGATTTCGCCGGCGGAATTCATTCCGCTCGCCGAAGAGACCGAGGCGATCATTGCGATGGGCGAATGGGCGCTCCGCACCGCCTGCCACGACGCCGCAGGGGGAAAAATCCCGGGCACCGTCGCCGTCAATCTGTCGCCGGTGCAGTTCGGCCGCGACGATCTCGCCGACACCATTCATGCGATCCTGCTGGAAACCGGACTGTCGCCGCGGCGCCTGGAGGTCGAGGTGACGGAATCGACCATCATGTCCGACCAGAGCCGCGGCCTGCACATCCTGCGCAAGCTGAAAGCGATGGGCGTTTCGGTGTCGATGGATGATTTCGGCACCGGCTATTCTTCGCTGGCGACGCTGCACTTGTTTCCGTTCGACAAGATCAAGCTCGACCAGTCCTTCGTCAAACGGCTGCCGGACGATGCCGCCGCTGCCGCGATCGTCCGCACCGTGCTGGCGCTGGGCGACAGCCTCGGCATGCCCGTGCTCGCCGAAGGCATCGAGACCGAGGCGCAGTGGCAATTCCTCGACCGCGCCGGCTGCGCCAAGGGCCAGGGCTATCTGTTCGCCAGGCCCGCAAGCCTTGCGCAATTGCCGGCCGCCATCGAGGCCACCGCGCGCTTCGTTCGCGAAGCGCCGCCCGCCGCGACCCATCGCGCGACGGCGGCGGCGTAG
- a CDS encoding DUF6321 domain-containing protein translates to METSPGLRRWVSMATKARSPWKRSNPRKRAGKQSKHLTSAQKATAKARARRAGRPYPNLVDNMRMASKASKKKTAKKRPAKKTARPRTARKSAKKTSRKTARKSSARAREKDPKGGLTAAGRAAFARKDGSHLKPGVTVPLSEMTPQDMRRKGSWAVRFYGRKKLPPLVDDRGRPTRHALSAHAWGEPVPRTVAAARRIAAKGERLLQRYRRIQQKR, encoded by the coding sequence ATGGAAACCTCGCCGGGGCTCAGGCGTTGGGTTTCCATGGCAACAAAAGCACGCTCTCCCTGGAAACGCTCAAATCCGCGCAAGCGCGCGGGGAAGCAATCCAAACATTTGACGTCGGCACAGAAGGCGACTGCGAAAGCGCGCGCGCGCCGCGCCGGGCGTCCTTACCCGAACCTCGTGGACAACATGCGCATGGCATCGAAAGCTTCGAAAAAGAAAACCGCGAAGAAGCGTCCGGCAAAAAAGACCGCACGCCCACGGACGGCCAGAAAGAGCGCAAAGAAGACGTCCAGGAAGACCGCGCGGAAAAGCTCGGCCAGGGCCCGCGAGAAAGATCCGAAGGGTGGCCTTACGGCAGCCGGTCGCGCCGCGTTCGCGCGCAAAGACGGTTCGCATCTCAAGCCGGGCGTGACAGTACCGCTGTCCGAGATGACCCCGCAGGACATGCGCCGCAAAGGCAGCTGGGCGGTAAGGTTCTACGGCCGCAAGAAGCTACCGCCATTGGTGGACGATCGGGGAAGGCCGACGCGGCATGCGTTGTCAGCCCATGCCTGGGGCGAGCCGGTTCCTCGCACGGTTGCCGCCGCGCGGCGTATCGCCGCCAAGGGCGAACGGCTGCTGCAGCGTTATCGCCGGATCCAGCAGAAGCGCTGA
- a CDS encoding GFA family protein, with amino-acid sequence MPDSKTYTGGCHCGQVRFECTGDLAMVTACNCSICTKKGLHFTFLDPKSFQLRAGEENLKEYLFNKHAIHHQLCVDCGVDVFARGKKPDGSDVIALNVSCIDGIELSKLKMTPVDGRNM; translated from the coding sequence ATGCCCGATAGCAAGACCTATACCGGCGGCTGCCATTGCGGCCAGGTGCGTTTCGAATGCACCGGCGACCTTGCCATGGTCACCGCCTGCAACTGCTCGATCTGCACCAAAAAGGGTCTGCATTTCACTTTCCTCGATCCGAAGAGCTTTCAGCTCCGGGCCGGCGAGGAGAACCTGAAGGAATACCTGTTCAACAAGCACGCGATCCACCATCAGCTCTGCGTCGATTGCGGCGTCGACGTCTTCGCGCGCGGCAAGAAGCCCGACGGGTCAGACGTCATCGCGCTGAACGTGAGCTGCATCGACGGCATCGAACTGTCGAAGCTGAAGATGACGCCGGTCGATGGCCGGAACATGTGA
- a CDS encoding MaoC family dehydratase yields the protein MVEWFDDLRVGMRFKSEAVTVSKDDIIRFAKEYDPQPFHLDDEAAKKTILGGLAASGWHTAAIAMRLAASTQPFGPHPLFGAGVDDLRWLKPVRPGDSIHLEGELVELVPSRSKPHGVARIKWTAYNQHGEAVYAFNPIAIVPSRPK from the coding sequence ATGGTCGAGTGGTTCGACGACCTGAGGGTCGGGATGCGTTTCAAGAGCGAAGCGGTGACGGTGTCGAAAGACGACATCATCCGCTTCGCCAAAGAATACGATCCGCAGCCGTTTCACCTCGACGACGAGGCCGCCAAGAAGACGATCCTCGGCGGGTTGGCTGCGTCGGGCTGGCATACGGCTGCCATTGCCATGCGGCTCGCGGCGAGCACGCAGCCATTCGGGCCGCATCCGCTGTTCGGCGCCGGTGTCGACGACTTGCGCTGGCTGAAGCCCGTGCGGCCTGGCGATTCCATTCATCTCGAAGGGGAGTTGGTGGAATTGGTACCGTCCCGCTCGAAGCCGCACGGCGTCGCCCGCATCAAATGGACCGCTTATAACCAGCACGGGGAGGCGGTCTATGCTTTCAATCCAATCGCGATCGTACCAAGCCGACCGAAGTGA
- a CDS encoding glutathione S-transferase: protein MRYELYYWPMIQGRGEYVRLALEEAGAGYVDVARRGNGMAAMTRLMGAGKGPPPFAPPFLKAGKLVIGQTANILLYLGSRHGLAPKAEAGRLWVHQLQLTIADLVLEVHDTHHPLGPSLYYEDQKAPAKKRTEEFWKERVPKYLGYFEGLLSANGGTYVTGRRLTYVDLSLFQIVEGLRYAFPNRMKAFERKIPGLVGLRDRVAVRPNIKAYLASDRRIAFNEEGIFRRYKALDN, encoded by the coding sequence ATGCGTTACGAGCTCTATTACTGGCCAATGATCCAGGGCCGCGGCGAATATGTCCGCCTTGCGCTGGAGGAGGCGGGCGCCGGCTATGTCGACGTCGCGCGCCGCGGCAACGGCATGGCCGCCATGACCCGCCTGATGGGAGCGGGGAAGGGCCCGCCCCCCTTCGCACCGCCGTTTCTCAAGGCCGGCAAGCTCGTGATCGGGCAGACCGCCAACATCCTGCTGTATTTGGGATCGCGCCACGGGCTGGCGCCGAAGGCCGAGGCCGGCAGGCTCTGGGTGCACCAATTGCAGCTCACGATCGCGGATCTGGTGCTGGAGGTTCACGATACCCATCACCCGCTCGGTCCGTCGCTTTACTACGAGGACCAGAAGGCGCCGGCCAAAAAGCGCACCGAGGAGTTCTGGAAGGAGCGCGTGCCGAAATATCTCGGCTATTTCGAGGGGCTGCTTTCGGCCAATGGCGGGACTTACGTCACCGGCCGCCGCCTCACCTACGTTGACCTGTCGCTGTTCCAGATCGTCGAGGGGCTGCGCTACGCCTTTCCGAACCGCATGAAGGCGTTCGAGCGCAAAATCCCCGGTCTCGTCGGGTTGCGCGATCGCGTGGCGGTGAGGCCGAACATCAAGGCGTATCTGGCGAGCGACCGGCGGATTGCGTTCAACGAGGAGGGGATTTTTCGCAGGTACAAGGCGCTGGACAACTGA
- a CDS encoding carotenoid oxygenase family protein — protein MLDQVKTEMPRTNLAPIPMECDAPHLKVTGELPRELNGTLYRNGPNPQFDAPGAHWFVGDGMLHAFHLENGRASYRNRWVRTPKWLAEHDAGRALFGGFGRKLPGAPAGTTDDGGVANTNIIFHGGKLLALEEGHLPTEIEPGSLKRTGYCDYNGAIKGPFTAHPKIDPATGEMVFFGYNAAGPLTPALSFGSVNAEGVVTRFDRFESPYASMVHDFIVTENHMLFPILPITGSMERAMRGKPPYAWEPEKGAYVGVMKRNGATKDLVWFRAESCYVFHIMNAWEEGNRIIADVMQFEEAPLFPHPDGSKTDPKKSRACYCRWTFDLAGNTDRFTQTYLDDLTGEFPRIDDRRAGFANSHGWYACANPDLPMFGALSGIVHVDGKGKRLANYLLPAGDSISEPVFVERGADASEGDGWLLAAVWRAQENRSDLAVFNAQDIEAGPVALVHLGHRVPDGFHGNWVGAA, from the coding sequence ATGCTCGACCAGGTGAAGACCGAGATGCCCCGGACCAATCTGGCGCCGATCCCGATGGAGTGCGACGCACCCCATCTCAAGGTGACCGGCGAACTGCCGCGCGAACTCAACGGCACGCTCTATCGCAACGGTCCCAATCCGCAATTCGACGCGCCCGGCGCACACTGGTTCGTCGGTGACGGCATGCTGCACGCCTTCCATCTGGAGAACGGCCGCGCCAGCTACCGCAACCGCTGGGTCCGTACCCCGAAATGGCTGGCCGAGCACGACGCCGGCCGCGCGCTGTTCGGCGGTTTTGGCCGAAAACTGCCGGGGGCACCGGCCGGCACCACCGATGACGGCGGCGTCGCCAACACCAACATCATCTTCCACGGCGGAAAGCTTCTGGCGCTCGAAGAAGGCCATCTGCCGACCGAGATCGAGCCGGGCTCCCTCAAGCGAACCGGCTATTGCGACTACAACGGCGCCATCAAGGGTCCGTTCACGGCGCATCCCAAGATCGATCCCGCGACCGGCGAGATGGTTTTCTTCGGCTACAACGCCGCCGGCCCGCTCACCCCTGCTCTCTCGTTCGGATCGGTCAACGCGGAGGGCGTGGTGACGCGGTTCGATCGCTTTGAATCCCCTTATGCCAGCATGGTGCACGACTTCATCGTGACCGAAAATCACATGCTGTTTCCGATCCTTCCCATCACCGGAAGCATGGAGCGGGCGATGCGCGGCAAGCCGCCTTACGCCTGGGAGCCCGAAAAAGGCGCTTACGTCGGAGTCATGAAGCGCAACGGCGCGACCAAGGACCTGGTCTGGTTCCGCGCCGAAAGCTGCTACGTCTTCCACATCATGAATGCGTGGGAGGAAGGCAACCGCATCATCGCCGACGTAATGCAGTTCGAGGAAGCGCCGCTGTTCCCGCACCCCGACGGCTCGAAGACCGATCCGAAGAAATCGCGCGCCTGCTATTGCCGCTGGACGTTCGACCTTGCTGGCAACACCGACCGTTTCACGCAGACCTATCTCGACGACCTCACCGGCGAATTCCCGCGCATCGACGACCGCCGCGCCGGCTTCGCCAACAGCCATGGCTGGTACGCCTGCGCCAATCCTGACCTGCCGATGTTCGGCGCGCTGTCCGGCATCGTGCATGTCGACGGCAAGGGCAAGCGGCTCGCCAACTATCTGCTGCCCGCCGGCGATAGCATTTCGGAGCCAGTCTTTGTCGAGCGCGGTGCTGATGCCTCCGAAGGCGACGGCTGGCTGCTCGCCGCCGTCTGGCGCGCGCAGGAGAACCGCAGCGATCTGGCGGTATTCAACGCGCAGGATATCGAAGCCGGCCCGGTGGCGCTGGTGCATCTCGGCCATCGCGTGCCGGATGGTTTTCACGGCAACTGGGTCGGCGCGGCGTAA